One genomic window of Cyprinus carpio isolate SPL01 chromosome A23, ASM1834038v1, whole genome shotgun sequence includes the following:
- the LOC109061720 gene encoding uncharacterized protein LOC109061720 isoform X4, which yields MESSPTEIPAKRKKNSLCAFFRNTWLAVKSTNQCRRQGSKVAPLQPVSDTDSADSQCAPPSLQPTARWHLADPQPDLSVLEATALQDQTDPLPGSSSVTPTNCDPNPADSEPAEENQKNRKKKKHIYAFFKRTWQAVKHATKRSKKHRVAPLYPQPDTYSAEPQPDLSVLESTALQDPVDPHPDLSVLESTALQEPVDPQPDLSVLESTALQDPVDPHPDLSVLESTALQDPVDPHPDLSVLESTALQDPVDPQSDLSVLESTALQDPVDPQPDPTILNSGALQDLMDPPEDPQPGSSDPNRDPDASKMTAVVGESSFVPAGLQDPADPLPSDLEPAAPKFPGASKHRRIGDRTRFRAACFTDPTPVPFDEIYEVERKIGEGGFGTVYKGISKFLREQVTIKIIPKRDGDRFIEIPGCSKPLFAEVALNLLLKRPPLSPYIVHMLEWFEEDDRFILILEYLHPCKDLLKFMLNNMQLLDESQTRSLMYQAVLGAKHCLDRGVFHRDIKLNNFLINTKTNQVKLIDFGCGDLVKSSGYLGDFTGGVRPPEYYVNFKYEAGPTTVWSLGFMIYSMVYKRQPFKSLRDMMHGSLRFKHKISTAVFLTFCKPCLYFSVFCWSGVTDASAS from the exons ATGGAGAGCAGCCCGACAG aaatacCTGCAAAACGCAAGAAGAATAGCCTTTGTGCATTCTTCAGAAACACATGGCTGGCTGTAAAAAGCACCAACCAGTGTCGACGTCAAGGCAGCAAAGTGGCCCCTCTTCAGCCTGTGTCCGACACAGATTCAGCTGATTCCCAGTGTGCTCCACCCAGCCTCCAACCAACGGCACGTTGGCATCTAGCTGATCCTCAGCCAGATCTGTCTGTCCTTGAGGCGACGGCTCTGCAGGATCAAACTGATCCTCTGCCGGGTTCATCCAGCGTCACGCCAACAAACTGTGATCCAAATCCAGCTGATTCTGAGCCAGCTGAAG AGAATCAAAAAAacaggaagaagaagaaacacaTCTATGCATTCTTCAAAAGAACGTGGCAGGCtgtaaaacatgcaacaaaacgAAGCAAAAAGCACAGAGTGGCTCCTCTATATCCACAGCCCGACACATATTCAGCTGAACCTCAGCCAGATCTGTCTGTCCTTGAGTCGACGGCTCTGCAGGATCCAGTTGATCCTCATCCAGATCTGTCTGTCCTTGAGTCGACGGCTCTGCAGGAACCAGTTGATCCTCAGCCAGATCTGTCTGTGCTTGAGTCGACGGCTCTGCAGGATCCAGTTGATCCTCATCCAGATCTGTCTGTCCTTGAGTCGACGGCTCTGCAGGATCCAGTTGATCCTCATCCAGATCTGTCTGTCCTTGAGTCGACGGCTCTGCAGGATCCAGTTGATCCTCAGTCAGATCTGTCTGTCCTTGAGTCGACGGCTCTGCAGGATCCAGTTGATCCTCAGCCAGATCCAACCATCCTCAATTCAGGGGCTCTTCAGGATCTGATGGATCCTCCAGAAGATCCGCAGCCTGGTTCATCTGACCCTAATCGAGATCCAGATGCTTCAAAGATGACAGCTGTCGTAGGAGAATCTAGCTTTGTGCCAGCGGGTCTGCAGGATCCAGCTGATCCTCTTCCATCTGACCTTGAGCCAGCAGCTCCAAAATTTCCAGGTGCTTCCAAGCATCGACGAATTGGAGATCGAACCCGTTTCAGAGCAGCCTGTTTCACTGATCCAACTCCTG TTCCATTTGATGAAATTTATGAAGTGGAAAGAAAGATTGGAGAAGGAGGCTTCGGCACTGTGTACAAGGGGATTTCAAAATTTCTACGTGAGCAG gTCACCATCAAAATCATCCCTAAGAGAGATGGAGACCGGTTTATTGAAATT CCTGGCTGTTCCAAGCCACTGTTTGCAGAAGTGGCTCTAAACCTGCTGCTGAAACGACCTCCGTTAAGCCCCTACATTGTGCACATGCTGGAGTGGTTTGAAGAGGACGATCGGTTCATCCTGATCCTGGAGTATCTGCATCCCTGCAAAGACTTGCTCAAGTTCATGCTTAACAACATGCAGCTACTGGATGAATCACAGACACGTAGCCTGATGTACCAAGCAGTGCTGGGAGCCAAGCACTGTCTTGACCGAGGCGTCTTCCACCGTGACATTAAGTTAAATAACTTTCTGATCAACACAAAGACGAACCAAGTCAAACTGATAGACTTTGGCTGCGGTGACCTCGTCAAAAGTTCAGGCTACTTGGGTGATTTTACAG GAGGAGTCCGCCCACCTGAGTACTATGTGAACTTTAAATACGAGGCAGGGCCAACGACTGTTTGGTCTCTGGGCTTTATGATATACTCAATGGTGTACAAACGTCAACCCTTTAAAAGTCTACGAGACATGATGCATGGCAGTCTGAGGTTTAAGCACAAAATATCCACAG cTGTCTTCCTCACCTTCTGCAAGCCCTGTTTGTATTTTTCTGTCTTCTGCTGGTCAGGAGTGACAGATGCATCTGCCTCATGA
- the LOC109061720 gene encoding aurora kinase A-like isoform X3: MESSPTEIPAKRKKNSLCAFFRNTWLAVKSTNQCRRQGSKVAPLQPVSDTDSADSQCAPPSLQPTARWHLADPQPDLSVLEATALQDQTDPLPGSSSVTPTNCDPNPADSEPAEENQKNRKKKKHIYAFFKRTWQAVKHATKRSKKHRVAPLYPQPDTYSAEPQPDLSVLESTALQDPVDPHPDLSVLESTALQEPVDPQPDLSVLESTALQDPVDPHPDLSVLESTALQDPVDPHPDLSVLESTALQDPVDPQSDLSVLESTALQDPVDPQPDPTILNSGALQDLMDPPEDPQPGSSDPNRDPDASKMTAVVGESSFVPAGLQDPADPLPSDLEPAAPKFPGASKHRRIGDRTRFRAACFTDPTPVPFDEIYEVERKIGEGGFGTVYKGISKFLREQVTIKIIPKRDGDRFIEIPGCSKPLFAEVALNLLLKRPPLSPYIVHMLEWFEEDDRFILILEYLHPCKDLLKFMLNNMQLLDESQTRSLMYQAVLGAKHCLDRGVFHRDIKLNNFLINTKTNQVKLIDFGCGDLVKSSGYLGDFTGGVRPPEYYVNFKYEAGPTTVWSLGFMIYSMVYKRQPFKSLRDMMHGSLRFKHKISTELQDLIIRCMTRDPTERATVEEILQHEWFQQGQVSGVAQDQVVTDAPNRPQ; this comes from the exons ATGGAGAGCAGCCCGACAG aaatacCTGCAAAACGCAAGAAGAATAGCCTTTGTGCATTCTTCAGAAACACATGGCTGGCTGTAAAAAGCACCAACCAGTGTCGACGTCAAGGCAGCAAAGTGGCCCCTCTTCAGCCTGTGTCCGACACAGATTCAGCTGATTCCCAGTGTGCTCCACCCAGCCTCCAACCAACGGCACGTTGGCATCTAGCTGATCCTCAGCCAGATCTGTCTGTCCTTGAGGCGACGGCTCTGCAGGATCAAACTGATCCTCTGCCGGGTTCATCCAGCGTCACGCCAACAAACTGTGATCCAAATCCAGCTGATTCTGAGCCAGCTGAAG AGAATCAAAAAAacaggaagaagaagaaacacaTCTATGCATTCTTCAAAAGAACGTGGCAGGCtgtaaaacatgcaacaaaacgAAGCAAAAAGCACAGAGTGGCTCCTCTATATCCACAGCCCGACACATATTCAGCTGAACCTCAGCCAGATCTGTCTGTCCTTGAGTCGACGGCTCTGCAGGATCCAGTTGATCCTCATCCAGATCTGTCTGTCCTTGAGTCGACGGCTCTGCAGGAACCAGTTGATCCTCAGCCAGATCTGTCTGTGCTTGAGTCGACGGCTCTGCAGGATCCAGTTGATCCTCATCCAGATCTGTCTGTCCTTGAGTCGACGGCTCTGCAGGATCCAGTTGATCCTCATCCAGATCTGTCTGTCCTTGAGTCGACGGCTCTGCAGGATCCAGTTGATCCTCAGTCAGATCTGTCTGTCCTTGAGTCGACGGCTCTGCAGGATCCAGTTGATCCTCAGCCAGATCCAACCATCCTCAATTCAGGGGCTCTTCAGGATCTGATGGATCCTCCAGAAGATCCGCAGCCTGGTTCATCTGACCCTAATCGAGATCCAGATGCTTCAAAGATGACAGCTGTCGTAGGAGAATCTAGCTTTGTGCCAGCGGGTCTGCAGGATCCAGCTGATCCTCTTCCATCTGACCTTGAGCCAGCAGCTCCAAAATTTCCAGGTGCTTCCAAGCATCGACGAATTGGAGATCGAACCCGTTTCAGAGCAGCCTGTTTCACTGATCCAACTCCTG TTCCATTTGATGAAATTTATGAAGTGGAAAGAAAGATTGGAGAAGGAGGCTTCGGCACTGTGTACAAGGGGATTTCAAAATTTCTACGTGAGCAG gTCACCATCAAAATCATCCCTAAGAGAGATGGAGACCGGTTTATTGAAATT CCTGGCTGTTCCAAGCCACTGTTTGCAGAAGTGGCTCTAAACCTGCTGCTGAAACGACCTCCGTTAAGCCCCTACATTGTGCACATGCTGGAGTGGTTTGAAGAGGACGATCGGTTCATCCTGATCCTGGAGTATCTGCATCCCTGCAAAGACTTGCTCAAGTTCATGCTTAACAACATGCAGCTACTGGATGAATCACAGACACGTAGCCTGATGTACCAAGCAGTGCTGGGAGCCAAGCACTGTCTTGACCGAGGCGTCTTCCACCGTGACATTAAGTTAAATAACTTTCTGATCAACACAAAGACGAACCAAGTCAAACTGATAGACTTTGGCTGCGGTGACCTCGTCAAAAGTTCAGGCTACTTGGGTGATTTTACAG GAGGAGTCCGCCCACCTGAGTACTATGTGAACTTTAAATACGAGGCAGGGCCAACGACTGTTTGGTCTCTGGGCTTTATGATATACTCAATGGTGTACAAACGTCAACCCTTTAAAAGTCTACGAGACATGATGCATGGCAGTCTGAGGTTTAAGCACAAAATATCCACAG AATTGCAGGATTTGATAATCCGCTGCATGACTCGTGACCCAACCGAGAGAGCAACCGTAGAGGAGATCCTACAGCATGAATGGTTTCAGCAGGGACAAGTGTCAGGAGTAGCTCAGGATCAGGTAGTAACAG atGCTCCAAATCGGCCCCAGTGA
- the LOC109061720 gene encoding aurora kinase A-like isoform X2 encodes MESSPTEIPAKRKKNSLCAFFRNTWLAVKSTNQCRRQGSKVAPLQPVSDTDSADSQCAPPSLQPTARWHLADPQPDLSVLEATALQDQTDPLPGSSSVTPTNCDPNPADSEPAEENQKNRKKKKHIYAFFKRTWQAVKHATKRSKKHRVAPLYPQPDTYSAEPQPDLSVLESTALQDPVDPHPDLSVLESTALQEPVDPQPDLSVLESTALQDPVDPHPDLSVLESTALQDPVDPHPDLSVLESTALQDPVDPQSDLSVLESTALQDPVDPQPDPTILNSGALQDLMDPPEDPQPGSSDPNRDPDASKMTAVVGESSFVPAGLQDPADPLPSDLEPAAPKFPGASKHRRIGDRTRFRAACFTDPTPVPFDEIYEVERKIGEGGFGTVYKGISKFLREQVTIKIIPKRDGDRFIEIPGCSKPLFAEVALNLLLKRPPLSPYIVHMLEWFEEDDRFILILEYLHPCKDLLKFMLNNMQLLDESQTRSLMYQAVLGAKHCLDRGVFHRDIKLNNFLINTKTNQVKLIDFGCGDLVKSSGYLGDFTGGVRPPEYYVNFKYEAGPTTVWSLGFMIYSMVYKRQPFKSLRDMMHGSLRFKHKISTELQDLIIRCMTRDPTERATVEEILQHEWFQQGQVSGVAQDQVVTADAPNRPQ; translated from the exons ATGGAGAGCAGCCCGACAG aaatacCTGCAAAACGCAAGAAGAATAGCCTTTGTGCATTCTTCAGAAACACATGGCTGGCTGTAAAAAGCACCAACCAGTGTCGACGTCAAGGCAGCAAAGTGGCCCCTCTTCAGCCTGTGTCCGACACAGATTCAGCTGATTCCCAGTGTGCTCCACCCAGCCTCCAACCAACGGCACGTTGGCATCTAGCTGATCCTCAGCCAGATCTGTCTGTCCTTGAGGCGACGGCTCTGCAGGATCAAACTGATCCTCTGCCGGGTTCATCCAGCGTCACGCCAACAAACTGTGATCCAAATCCAGCTGATTCTGAGCCAGCTGAAG AGAATCAAAAAAacaggaagaagaagaaacacaTCTATGCATTCTTCAAAAGAACGTGGCAGGCtgtaaaacatgcaacaaaacgAAGCAAAAAGCACAGAGTGGCTCCTCTATATCCACAGCCCGACACATATTCAGCTGAACCTCAGCCAGATCTGTCTGTCCTTGAGTCGACGGCTCTGCAGGATCCAGTTGATCCTCATCCAGATCTGTCTGTCCTTGAGTCGACGGCTCTGCAGGAACCAGTTGATCCTCAGCCAGATCTGTCTGTGCTTGAGTCGACGGCTCTGCAGGATCCAGTTGATCCTCATCCAGATCTGTCTGTCCTTGAGTCGACGGCTCTGCAGGATCCAGTTGATCCTCATCCAGATCTGTCTGTCCTTGAGTCGACGGCTCTGCAGGATCCAGTTGATCCTCAGTCAGATCTGTCTGTCCTTGAGTCGACGGCTCTGCAGGATCCAGTTGATCCTCAGCCAGATCCAACCATCCTCAATTCAGGGGCTCTTCAGGATCTGATGGATCCTCCAGAAGATCCGCAGCCTGGTTCATCTGACCCTAATCGAGATCCAGATGCTTCAAAGATGACAGCTGTCGTAGGAGAATCTAGCTTTGTGCCAGCGGGTCTGCAGGATCCAGCTGATCCTCTTCCATCTGACCTTGAGCCAGCAGCTCCAAAATTTCCAGGTGCTTCCAAGCATCGACGAATTGGAGATCGAACCCGTTTCAGAGCAGCCTGTTTCACTGATCCAACTCCTG TTCCATTTGATGAAATTTATGAAGTGGAAAGAAAGATTGGAGAAGGAGGCTTCGGCACTGTGTACAAGGGGATTTCAAAATTTCTACGTGAGCAG gTCACCATCAAAATCATCCCTAAGAGAGATGGAGACCGGTTTATTGAAATT CCTGGCTGTTCCAAGCCACTGTTTGCAGAAGTGGCTCTAAACCTGCTGCTGAAACGACCTCCGTTAAGCCCCTACATTGTGCACATGCTGGAGTGGTTTGAAGAGGACGATCGGTTCATCCTGATCCTGGAGTATCTGCATCCCTGCAAAGACTTGCTCAAGTTCATGCTTAACAACATGCAGCTACTGGATGAATCACAGACACGTAGCCTGATGTACCAAGCAGTGCTGGGAGCCAAGCACTGTCTTGACCGAGGCGTCTTCCACCGTGACATTAAGTTAAATAACTTTCTGATCAACACAAAGACGAACCAAGTCAAACTGATAGACTTTGGCTGCGGTGACCTCGTCAAAAGTTCAGGCTACTTGGGTGATTTTACAG GAGGAGTCCGCCCACCTGAGTACTATGTGAACTTTAAATACGAGGCAGGGCCAACGACTGTTTGGTCTCTGGGCTTTATGATATACTCAATGGTGTACAAACGTCAACCCTTTAAAAGTCTACGAGACATGATGCATGGCAGTCTGAGGTTTAAGCACAAAATATCCACAG AATTGCAGGATTTGATAATCCGCTGCATGACTCGTGACCCAACCGAGAGAGCAACCGTAGAGGAGATCCTACAGCATGAATGGTTTCAGCAGGGACAAGTGTCAGGAGTAGCTCAGGATCAGGTAGTAACAG cagatGCTCCAAATCGGCCCCAGTGA
- the LOC109061720 gene encoding aurora kinase A-like isoform X1, producing the protein MESSPTEIPAKRKKNSLCAFFRNTWLAVKSTNQCRRQGSKVAPLQPVSDTDSADSQCAPPSLQPTARWHLADPQPDLSVLEATALQDQTDPLPGSSSVTPTNCDPNPADSEPAEENQKNRKKKKHIYAFFKRTWQAVKHATKRSKKHRVAPLYPQPDTYSAEPQPDLSVLESTALQDPVDPHPDLSVLESTALQEPVDPQPDLSVLESTALQDPVDPHPDLSVLESTALQDPVDPHPDLSVLESTALQDPVDPQSDLSVLESTALQDPVDPQPDPTILNSGALQDLMDPPEDPQPGSSDPNRDPDASKMTAVVGESSFVPAGLQDPADPLPSDLEPAAPKFPGASKHRRIGDRTRFRAACFTDPTPVPFDEIYEVERKIGEGGFGTVYKGISKFLREQVTIKIIPKRDGDRFIEIPGCSKPLFAEVALNLLLKRPPLSPYIVHMLEWFEEDDRFILILEYLHPCKDLLKFMLNNMQLLDESQTRSLMYQAVLGAKHCLDRGVFHRDIKLNNFLINTKTNQVKLIDFGCGDLVKSSGYLGDFTGGVRPPEYYVNFKYEAGPTTVWSLGFMIYSMVYKRQPFKSLRDMMHGSLRFKHKISTELQDLIIRCMTRDPTERATVEEILQHEWFQQGQVSGVAQDQVVTAVFLTFCKPCLYFSVFCWSGVTDASAS; encoded by the exons ATGGAGAGCAGCCCGACAG aaatacCTGCAAAACGCAAGAAGAATAGCCTTTGTGCATTCTTCAGAAACACATGGCTGGCTGTAAAAAGCACCAACCAGTGTCGACGTCAAGGCAGCAAAGTGGCCCCTCTTCAGCCTGTGTCCGACACAGATTCAGCTGATTCCCAGTGTGCTCCACCCAGCCTCCAACCAACGGCACGTTGGCATCTAGCTGATCCTCAGCCAGATCTGTCTGTCCTTGAGGCGACGGCTCTGCAGGATCAAACTGATCCTCTGCCGGGTTCATCCAGCGTCACGCCAACAAACTGTGATCCAAATCCAGCTGATTCTGAGCCAGCTGAAG AGAATCAAAAAAacaggaagaagaagaaacacaTCTATGCATTCTTCAAAAGAACGTGGCAGGCtgtaaaacatgcaacaaaacgAAGCAAAAAGCACAGAGTGGCTCCTCTATATCCACAGCCCGACACATATTCAGCTGAACCTCAGCCAGATCTGTCTGTCCTTGAGTCGACGGCTCTGCAGGATCCAGTTGATCCTCATCCAGATCTGTCTGTCCTTGAGTCGACGGCTCTGCAGGAACCAGTTGATCCTCAGCCAGATCTGTCTGTGCTTGAGTCGACGGCTCTGCAGGATCCAGTTGATCCTCATCCAGATCTGTCTGTCCTTGAGTCGACGGCTCTGCAGGATCCAGTTGATCCTCATCCAGATCTGTCTGTCCTTGAGTCGACGGCTCTGCAGGATCCAGTTGATCCTCAGTCAGATCTGTCTGTCCTTGAGTCGACGGCTCTGCAGGATCCAGTTGATCCTCAGCCAGATCCAACCATCCTCAATTCAGGGGCTCTTCAGGATCTGATGGATCCTCCAGAAGATCCGCAGCCTGGTTCATCTGACCCTAATCGAGATCCAGATGCTTCAAAGATGACAGCTGTCGTAGGAGAATCTAGCTTTGTGCCAGCGGGTCTGCAGGATCCAGCTGATCCTCTTCCATCTGACCTTGAGCCAGCAGCTCCAAAATTTCCAGGTGCTTCCAAGCATCGACGAATTGGAGATCGAACCCGTTTCAGAGCAGCCTGTTTCACTGATCCAACTCCTG TTCCATTTGATGAAATTTATGAAGTGGAAAGAAAGATTGGAGAAGGAGGCTTCGGCACTGTGTACAAGGGGATTTCAAAATTTCTACGTGAGCAG gTCACCATCAAAATCATCCCTAAGAGAGATGGAGACCGGTTTATTGAAATT CCTGGCTGTTCCAAGCCACTGTTTGCAGAAGTGGCTCTAAACCTGCTGCTGAAACGACCTCCGTTAAGCCCCTACATTGTGCACATGCTGGAGTGGTTTGAAGAGGACGATCGGTTCATCCTGATCCTGGAGTATCTGCATCCCTGCAAAGACTTGCTCAAGTTCATGCTTAACAACATGCAGCTACTGGATGAATCACAGACACGTAGCCTGATGTACCAAGCAGTGCTGGGAGCCAAGCACTGTCTTGACCGAGGCGTCTTCCACCGTGACATTAAGTTAAATAACTTTCTGATCAACACAAAGACGAACCAAGTCAAACTGATAGACTTTGGCTGCGGTGACCTCGTCAAAAGTTCAGGCTACTTGGGTGATTTTACAG GAGGAGTCCGCCCACCTGAGTACTATGTGAACTTTAAATACGAGGCAGGGCCAACGACTGTTTGGTCTCTGGGCTTTATGATATACTCAATGGTGTACAAACGTCAACCCTTTAAAAGTCTACGAGACATGATGCATGGCAGTCTGAGGTTTAAGCACAAAATATCCACAG AATTGCAGGATTTGATAATCCGCTGCATGACTCGTGACCCAACCGAGAGAGCAACCGTAGAGGAGATCCTACAGCATGAATGGTTTCAGCAGGGACAAGTGTCAGGAGTAGCTCAGGATCAGGTAGTAACAG cTGTCTTCCTCACCTTCTGCAAGCCCTGTTTGTATTTTTCTGTCTTCTGCTGGTCAGGAGTGACAGATGCATCTGCCTCATGA